TTATGATGTTATTGAACaatgaataatacaaatcataccagttctTGATTTGGGCCCCCCCAGAGATCAAACTAGATTCCTTCAATGACGCCATAACGAACATGTCAGCTGGTTTGAAACCTGGCACCACAGCTCATGAAAAAACATTCTTATGATATAAGCAAACAGTGCATAATCATTGTGATTGCAGTTGAAAAGCAATCTTTTATACTGTTTGCTTTTCAAACGAAGCCCTTTTTCAAAAGCCATGGTGCCGGTTTTCAAACCATCTGCTGTGTTCACTTAATACTCTTGGCATACAGAAACAATTGGGAGAGGGAGCATTCAAAGTTCTCTCTTATTTTTATGAACAAAAAAGTAGTCCTTACCGATAGGCCGACATTTACTATCTTGTCTTCTGGACTTCTGGTGAAGACCGGTAATGCACTACTGAAGACATTCAACATCGCACTTGCAGCATTTGTCCCAAAACTGTTTGTTGCATGGCAAGTGTAAAAACCAGCGTCTGTGTCCCGGACATCAGTGACCACCAGGCTGTTGTTTGGGTAGACGGTGAACCTTCCATTGTTGACAACGACGACGTTGTTATTGTTAGTCCAGGACagagatggggagggggagCCAGTCACCACACAGTTGAAGACGGCAGATCCACCCCTGGACACTGACGATGGGCTTGGTGCGACAGTGAAAACAGGACGGTCTGCATAGACAGGATCTCCTGTAACATACAATTagaattcatcatcattatacacTGTCTTTATAAACTTTTCTCAGTACAATCAAGATGTTTGATCAAGATGAAAATGTTAAACAATGCATGATTTTGGACAGGGTTGATCCCCTGAGACTGCCCAAACTCTTTAAGATTATATCCAATTCAAAATGATCATGTATTTTGTGTTGCGAGCATCAGTCTGATTTTGTGGGTGGGCACTCACAAGTGAAAACAATACTGCCAAATTTCTGTGTGTTAATACAATGTTAGGTCACCTTTCCCCTcacaacattgcagacatacatacactcaGGTATCATAGGTCTGGGGTATACCCTGTGCTGCTGCATGCCAATTAATTTGCACAATATTAATATCCAGTTTGGTCTTCGTTAATCAGGAGCTGTAAGAAGGGTTATAATTTTGCCTGTCAAAATGAGGACTACACTTACCTTGCAGCAGTACAGTGGCTGTATAGTACAACAGGTAGACAACCAGCTGCAGCCAAGGAAGGTTCTTGGTACACATGATGACGTTCACATAGCCACAACGTTAACTGAGGGCAAGAGAGATGGCATCGCAGCACAAGTCCACAGGAGTGCAGCGTCTCTGTTCCTGTGGGATTTATTGATGGTAACACAGTCACAATGGTCTCTGCTTTTTGGACTTTGGCTACCTCAGAGTGTGTCTGATGTTGTTCTAGCAAACATGGCAGTGTTGACTTCCACAGCCTTCTGTAGACAGAGTGCACCTACATTGTAACACATTGTTTTATGGTGATCTGGTATCTGAAACATCTTAACATAAAACTAAAGCTGACTTATACAATGAGCTAATTATAAACGTCACCTCCACAGCAGACTCCGCTGTTTGCATAACTCCCAAATGCTCAGCATGTATGAAATTCCTATCACTTAACACCATtgcattatcattatgatagctttttctcatcaattaaacAAGTTAGTTTCTTAATCTGCatcattgatatctgttgatgcttCTCTCTTTGTAAGTTACAAATTGTTACAAAGTCGTATCATGAAATGCAGTTGACTATTTAGTTTTTCCACACATATCTTGCAAACTAGGTTCTTATGTGCTTGATTAGCCTATTATTATGACAATTAAGCCACCTAATggtacataccaaaaatcgttAAAATACATTTAACCCTTCTTGAGAAATCCTCTTCAAAAAGTtcaacaaaaactgaaaaaggcccctgcagttctcCCAAAAGATGCTAGGGTACTCAAATCTATATCACTTCTGCTAGAGCCAAACATTTATCTGCCACCAATGAATTGGGAaaatagcatgtccaaaacattAGGTAACAAAAGTGGAagtgctgctgcagtaccatcaaAAGCCACTATGGGGCCCCAGAATCACACTTGCCCATTGTTTTCCTTATcccctacccatataccaaataacCATACAGATCTTCCCACAGCTTTTAGAGTCATAGATGtataacaaaatcaattctATAGGGGATACATTCGTGcaatttttagaatattttctGTGTGATCGTAGTACTGTAAAAAATACCTAACGTTACGCCCCTGAGACGTCACCAAAAATAGGATATAGAGCATTGTAATCAACAAAAACGGCATGCAGTATCAAAAGTCCAGTGTGAAATGGAGGCTAGAATAAAATATGGTTATTACCACGGTAATCAAGATCCATGCGCCGTAATTTTACTGTCCCTCCAAAACAGAGCAAAGTGAGTAGTTGGGAATATGTCGGGATAAAAATATTTAGGGCCGGTCCCGTTACAAATTATCTCTACAAGATGCGATGGATTTGCAATAGTGGATATATATCATTGATACATCTCCGATCCTAGGACAAACACATTAACGTCATGCTATCATTTCTACTGAGCAAACCCTACCGTACGGTATTACAATTACATACTTACGGGAAATACACTCGGCACAAATGATACAAATCggtgatatatattttttaatgGCTAACACATGCGCAATAACACAGATCACAGCAAAACCCAATGTTGAAATAATGGCATCTTTGATAAACATTAGCTGATACCTAACTCAAGTTAACAGTTAAGTGTTTAATTGTGTACTTAAAGAATTATTCAATATTTTTAGCGTTTTCATTGTAACATTACTTGAACGCGCAGGTACGTTACGCGTTCTTATCAACGTTACTTACAACACGTTTAGATTACATCGTAGGAAGGGACCACTGTAGCCTAATTAGAGGGGTCtagtaaatgaataaaatcaTAAGTCAGAACAGCAAACAAGTCAAAGTTATATTGCAAACAGGAAATTTTGTTATAAAACAATCAAATTGTATAATGCACACGTATGATTAAAGAATATCCAAGCTAATTAAATAAGTCTTTGGTATACAAGATGGTTGCGTCCAGCTGTTGCTAGGAAACATGACGCGAAGGCGTCTTTGGCTTGGTAGGTCACTGGGGTCACTGCCTCACCAGGGAGGATCTGTAACGTTCTGAGTTTTCAACATGCCACCAAAGAAGCCTGTTGCTGCGCCAAAAGCACCCAGAGTGGCGGGGAGAGGTGTTGCTGCTGGAGCAAAAAAGACTAATGTTGCAGCTAGGCCAGGCGCTAAGGGTAAGTACAGTAAAGCCTTGCATGATTTTGCTTTCCCAATCCCAAGTTGTAACTTTTCAGAGGGGGGTGGGGTCACATATTAATGTGGGGTTGGGGTGGAGGGGTGGGGTAGATTAAGGCATACATCTACATGTGCAGGCTTGTGTAAAGGTTGATGCGATTTGCCACTAGTCTTAAGAATGTTCACGTTATTCACAAAGGGCACCTAGctactggctgagcttcaagGTCAAATATAATTCTCAATATAAACATTTATGCCAAGCCAGGCAGTCGACATCTTGTATGTGTCTTTGGAGGATGGGTTGGTGGAAAAAGCGGTCCGGTCCTGCAGAAAAAGAGGTCCGGTCCATGGCAGGTGGGATGCAAGTATAAGAATGACACAGTAAGGGCCAATCTGTCAATGAATCCTAACTTTCTGATTTTAAGGTCTGATGCTAGATTGGCCAATTTGAAGGGGCTATCAGTTTTTCAAACACTGTCACTGAGAAAATGCAGTGATTCCGGCGGAAATTGAAAATTTGCAGGAACTAGACAGATTTACTGAACATGTCTGTTGTGATCTTCATGACTGACACGCAATTCACAATTTTTGTGTCTATGGGCCATTGTGCAACCTTACGTTAGAGCTGCAATATCATATATTCCACAACACATATGTCACACTGTTTTGCAAGATTTTTctctaaatatttgtttttttcaacataCAGGAGCCCCTGTGGCAAAGAAAGGGGTGACTCCAGCTCAGAAGGGAAAAGCGGCTACTCCTTCAAAGACTGAAGCTCCAAAAAAGAAGGTTTGTTTCGAGATCGCATCATTTACCTCAAAATCTTGTCATGCCCTCCTTCTATAACTACTTAACcacaaaaaagtacaatgttCATATAACATCTCACATGTAGCGTTACCTTTGATAAATACCTACACTATTTAAACATGAAAAACTATATATTTTGAGGTCAGGATCATTATGATCTGAGATGACCAGAAGTAACAATTTGATTATGGTCAATACATAGCACTGTTGATTAAAGTACTGTAGCACTTAATATCTATATGTTACAGTTATGTATGATGATATGATTCTGCACTATGtgcaaaagtacattttttgaGCTCAGGAAGTAGTATTTATAAACTTTACCAGAGTTTTTGAATACTAGTACCTATTGCATGAAAATGCATGCACAGAATTAGCCAGAaattcataataacaataatgaataaaacaagaaattcacaaaaactctttGAGGTGAGGTGACTTGTGACTTGTATAAGATCTTTCATAATTGTAGGATTATAAGATTAGCcttatagtattgttgatttaatgccatacaatgtaccatatacgattgttgagcaataaagttcattcattcattcattcattcattcatttctaatgttttgttttgttttttggctCCCTCAGGTCTGGACCAAGGAAGATGAAGCGGCTCGTAAGATCCAGACAGTCTATCGAGGTTACAGGGGAAGGaagttactgcagcagaagaaAAAGGAGAAGGAAGACTACTTGGAGCTGATGGAGAAACTGGAAAGGGAGGTATAACTAAATCTGCTGGCTAACATACATTAGCCTATGTCTCCCTAACAGCTATTGCAGAGCGTAAACTCAGACCACTCattcaaaacaaagcaaaaacattTCTCGAAAAAATGTGTGCTGTATTTTTATGTATCCTTAGTCCATTTGAGTGTGTCTGCAGCAAAAGCATTTAGGTGTTCAGAAAACCTGGGATTTCTGTTTTTGATTGGTTTGTGAAGGCCTGACTTAAAGTCTGTCCCTGGTAAATTCAGATTCATTCTCTTTATCCGTATCCTGCCCCTCCActttgaccttgttgaaaagcagccatgtggccgaacaagcacttcgaagaaaaataaaggctttgacttgacttgacttgactggaCATCATAATTAAGAACGAACCATTGATTTTCAGTCTGCtctttcattatcatcatctttaGAGCTATCAATAATCATAGTTCTGTACTTCTCTGAAAGGCTTTTGTAAAGCTGGTGAAGATGGAACAGGCCAAAGCTGAGGAGGAGAGGCAGCGGATAGACGAAGAGAGACGGAGACAAAGAGAGGAGGCAAAGAGGAGGAAGAGATTGCTTGAGGCAGCCTTTGACGGAGACAATGATGAGATTCTTACCATCCTAAAAGAGGTACAGCTGAAAAATCATATCTTTGCACTATAAACCTAGCAACAAGACCTCTGAGAAGCCATCAGTGATTATACATGATATTGCAAGATACTTGGTTATACTTAAAGCTTTTCAAAAGTCGGTTCTTCAGTTGTACTGGTTTCCAAACTTCCTGTAAGTTGTGTTCACTGTGGCGAAGTCAACAAATAATTCAATGACATGGTAGTAAAAATCAGAATTCGGAAGTGCAACTTTGTACATGTGAAATTTTAAAAGATTATCATTGAATATAATtagaaaatgttatattttggtgTCATGAGCTCTTCAAACATTGCCATATGCACATGGATGTGAATTtaccattttgattttttcaCTAATAAAGTCATTTGAGACTTGCTGCATATTGATTTGTGATTTCCATTATTACATGATCAATTCGAAATTAAgtatttcaacttgaaggcaAATTGTAGAGCTGCATTTTTGCTTGCAGGTTGAAGAGCTGGacaacaaaaataatgtgcCACATGACATGATGGGGAGAACTCTCCGTGCCAAGCATATACTCAACATGGTAGAGTGCGAAGATGCCAACAACAACACCCCGCTGTCAGAGGCAGCAGGAGGGGGGCAGGCAACCACAATCAAGGTAAAGAGAAGtcgaactgtctggcacttgggacggttgaaacaatgggtATAGGTGGGCAAAAGACAACAATCATATCCGTggtggtttttaagtttgcagtgaagaggtcaccacCAAAACTGAAAACAgtattaaaccactgcaaaaatgtcaatatttgcAGCATCTCTTTATGTAAGTTGGATATTTATACATTATCATGTGACATTTTCCTCAATCTCATTATCAACATTAAATGTTTCATCACATCTGTTAATCTCAAAACGTGTTGTAACCTAAGTTAAGTCTTACGTAGCTGCACCATTACTTAATTAGTTCAatcagtacaaatctggtgtgttgaTACACCCGTGAGGCAATatactgattatgcaaaacaaacaaacaagtacctGGTATATCACAGCATAGGAAAAAGACAAATTTTGTCTATCTagctctaccaacacagatgagcaaACATGCCAGATTCTGGACATCCATAGGCCatacaatcagacctgtccctgatgctgaagaCAACATCCATAGAAtcagacctgtccttagtgctgaacacaacatccatacaatcagacctgtccttagtgctgaacacaacacccatacaatcagacctgtccttagtgctgaacacaacACCCATACAATCAgacctatccctggtgctgaatacaacATCCATACATCTGGTGATATCAATTCTCTTCCACAGCTACTGATAGAAAAGGGTGCAGATCCTAACACGATTGGACAGTTCCAGCGAACACCGCTGTATCGAGCTGCATTTGGAGGCCACCTGGCTGCAATCGAGGTCAGTGAAGTACAAATTGATAAGATTAAAATGATCCTAATACTGTACCATTCAATGTTCACTTCTGGACCAGTTATTGTaggaagatttttttaaaagtttgcggTTTAACTTTGaaatgtggttttatttttttatttaaataCAAATTTTCAAGTTAAACTACAAACTTCATTACTTACCATCTAGAAACTTAACTACAGATCTAAAGGAGATTTTCCAGGAGCACAAGTCTGAATATCTTGATTGTCTTGCCATGTGAGCCTTTGCAGCCTCTCACTGTTTTTTGTCCAGAAcctgttatttgcaattagagTCAGCCTTTGGGCAACTGAGCTTACAATATGGAATTTATCGCTGTCAATCTTCAGTTCCTTTCTTGAGGTAAATTGAGGCTCTCTTTTATTCGTTTATTGTCTGACGATAAATGTTTATAaaatgtgctttattttgtataGATGCTACTTCAGTATGGTGCAGATCCACGCCTGTTTGCCAGTGATGGTGCCACTCCAGAACAGGTCAGTCTTCAATCACATTTTCTGTGatttactactgtaacagtaactatgTTCACAGACTGGCTAAACATTGACtaaagtgcccccccccccccccccccccttccagaCCACGTCCCAGCCAggcctgtctccaggacccgtcccaaTCCATTGGTCCTGGaacaaaaaatttttttttatcctGTCTGTCAAaataatctgaacttcatgacaccAAACTGCTAAAAATGTATTGTGTTTACAAGCTTAAAATGCCGCATGTAACAATGACATTATGAACAGCATGGACTCCCCAACATTGAGTGGGGAAGCTTCGGACTGAGCCCTGGTCCCAACCACCGACCACTTTGCTCACAACGAACCTTTGTCGGCTCCTTGTGAATGGAGTTTTATGTAGTAGACATCAGGTAAATGAATTATGTACCGTGTACCATTAGGTAGCTGCCAATGATGATGTGGCTCAGATTCTGAGGGAGTGGGACATCTCGCAGACAGAGAAACTCGTGGAGAAGATCGAAGCAGAGAAAGAGAGGCGGAGAGAAGAGGAACAGAAGAGGCACGAGGAAGAGTGTAACAAACTGGAGAATGAAGTTTCTGTGGTAGAGAAGCAG
The nucleotide sequence above comes from Branchiostoma lanceolatum isolate klBraLanc5 chromosome 14, klBraLanc5.hap2, whole genome shotgun sequence. Encoded proteins:
- the LOC136448225 gene encoding IQ motif and ankyrin repeat domain-containing protein 1-like, whose amino-acid sequence is MPPKKPVAAPKAPRVAGRGVAAGAKKTNVAARPGAKGAPVAKKGVTPAQKGKAATPSKTEAPKKKVWTKEDEAARKIQTVYRGYRGRKLLQQKKKEKEDYLELMEKLEREAFVKLVKMEQAKAEEERQRIDEERRRQREEAKRRKRLLEAAFDGDNDEILTILKEVEELDNKNNVPHDMMGRTLRAKHILNMVECEDANNNTPLSEAAGGGQATTIKLLIEKGADPNTIGQFQRTPLYRAAFGGHLAAIEMLLQYGADPRLFASDGATPEQVAANDDVAQILREWDISQTEKLVEKIEAEKERRREEEQKRHEEECNKLENEVSVVEKQNDAKQKQLKTAYEELEKRIFEHDECTFKGFNTDITLPAVHEAERELELLKIEAEDSRQKLAALKLKLREQRNLGDGIEEELSGIKVTVRELDDVLLRDVGNKIKDSGKWPLLIDESSQATTFLRYQDTNYMNSLNPVHMEPDRIRLAVLGAIRFGKPAVLDMLDVDMFETAAMKFDKVQSGLMEGIMTKEILQDNRYMSLVKESDSKEYQPSNFIHAKSESFRFFIVTKLRYPPQELLDRTYPIRIHIPGVDTGIL